The following are encoded together in the Juglans microcarpa x Juglans regia isolate MS1-56 chromosome 2D, Jm3101_v1.0, whole genome shotgun sequence genome:
- the LOC121250753 gene encoding CRIB domain-containing protein RIC6-like has protein sequence MSNNKVKGLLKGLRYISQIFADNEKEPEIQIGLPTDVKHVAHIGWDGPSVNSPTRMNEFKSPSGFSSESLILPEDHTRDNNGRRSAGAPNSPAKESSEPPRSSRRQSSSSSTIESVTDSPNRGKLEKPKQSRKSSKSSIKDSPDGTKVTRVTCRLPSDSNQAGSVSPAHDHGHLPVPDIPKKAGRKKSKEHSLSNGSKKSSRSLKSQDSPEIYHESSFSHAETYQSPFSDPGPGSESIST, from the exons ATGTCCAACAACAAGGTGAAAGGCCTCCTGAAAGGCCTACGAtacatttctcaaatttttgcAGATAATGAAAAAGAACCTGAAATTCAGATTGGCTTACCCACAGATGTGAAGCATGTCGCCCATATAGGATGGGATGGTCCTTCTGTAAATTCTCCCACCCGG ATGAATGAATTTAAATCGCCTTCTGGATTTTCTTCAGAATCGTTAATTCTCCCCGAAGATCACACGAGAGACAATAATG GTAGGAGAAGTGCAGGGGCTCCAAATTCTCCTGCCAAAGAGTCGTCGGAACCGCCGAGGTCATCGCGACGTcaatcatcgtcatcatcaacAATCGAAAGTGTCACCGACTCTCCTAATAGGGGGAAATTAGAAAAGCCAAAACAATCGAGAAAGTCATCTAAAAGTTCTATCAAGGACTCACCTGATGGCACCAAAGTTACCCGAGTCACCTGCAGGTTACCCTCAGATTCCAACCAAGCTGGGAGCGTGTCACCAGCACATGATCACGGCCACCTTCCAGTTCCAGATATCCCTAAAAAGGCTGGACGAAAGAAATCAAAGGAGCATTCTCTTAGTAATGGGTCAAAAAAATCATCAAGATCATTAAAATCTCAAGATTCTCCTGAAATATATCATGAATCTTCATTTTCTCATGCTGAGACATATCAATCTCCATTCTCAGATCCAGGTCCTGGATCTGAATCTatatccacataa